A window of Nocardioidaceae bacterium genomic DNA:
ACCGGGCGCGGGCGCCGGGGACGTCGCTCACGGCGGGCCGGTGCCGGTCATCCAGACGGCCGTGTAGGCGACGTGGGCCGCGGCGACCGCACCGAGCACGGCCCATCGCGTACGCCCTGGTCGGGTCGCCAGCCAGGCCGCGGGCGGCAGGAGGAGCCCCACCGCGGGGATCAGGTAGCGCGGCTTGGAGCCGAAGTAGCCCGAGGTGGTGAAGGCGAGCACGACGATCACCGCGGTCACCACCAGCAGGGGCCACGGGTACGGCGGCCGCGCCAGCCTCGCCGTCAGCACGAGCACCGCCAGCGTCGCGGCGAGGAGGACCACCGCGACGGCGACACCGGCGGGACCCGCCGCGAACCGCTCCCCGAGGAACCCGACGTAGGCCAGCCCTCCGTCGAAGGAGTTCTGCCACCCCTCGGTCACCTCGAGGTAGCCCAGCGGCTGCCCCACCTGCCCCGCGACGTACGCCGGGTGGGCCAGCGTCGCGACGACCAGGAGCAGCCCGGCGAGCAGGGCCTCCGGACGACCAGGACGACGGGCCTCGGGCCACGGGCTGGTCGTACGTCCTGCGACGGCGAGCACGGCGACGAGACCGACCGCCAGCGCGACGGCGACCCCTGTGGGTCGGGTCAGCACCGCCGCCGCGGCCAG
This region includes:
- a CDS encoding glycosyltransferase family 39 protein; amino-acid sequence: MASRRGGGLVAALGAYAAVKVAALAAVAVAIALRDPDGVPASRGLIATLLAWDGQWYAGIARDGYGDVVVAADGRVLSDYAFFPLLPALERVLGDLLGLPYARAGLLLAVLCAPVAAAGIFVLTRRVLSPRAATVAVLLWACLPSASVQTMAYTESLFTAVLVWSVWFVLRGRLLPAATLAAAAVLTRPTGVAVALAVGLVAVLAVAGRTTSPWPEARRPGRPEALLAGLLLVVATLAHPAYVAGQVGQPLGYLEVTEGWQNSFDGGLAYVGFLGERFAAGPAGVAVAVVLLAATLAVLVLTARLARPPYPWPLLVVTAVIVVLAFTTSGYFGSKPRYLIPAVGLLLPPAAWLATRPGRTRWAVLGAVAAAHVAYTAVWMTGTGPP